From a single Methanofollis sp. W23 genomic region:
- a CDS encoding tetratricopeptide repeat protein has protein sequence MKVKWAVVLALLLVGTAFFLSDRIAEDPEYLQEQAAGSGAIVAEVFLSAGHTEPALDCIELFAMADPDNPDLLWVKGDALSSLGRYEEAVACYDIVLMKDPKNPEMLVGKADALSMAGELDEALVICEQALASEPETMAALDKAGYLNLRLGRYLEAADYYDTITEARPGDAAAWIRRGDAFLYISIKQEEQLKETYRSLGTPGAAARASFPNIDPYMEAMDCYNQAIALDPKTAPFLAARLVARSEITVNTCEDILENLGK, from the coding sequence ATGAAGGTGAAGTGGGCCGTCGTCCTCGCCCTCCTCCTTGTCGGGACCGCATTTTTTCTCTCCGACAGGATCGCGGAAGACCCAGAATACCTCCAGGAGCAGGCCGCCGGTAGCGGGGCCATCGTTGCCGAAGTTTTCCTCTCAGCCGGACATACCGAACCGGCCCTCGACTGTATCGAACTCTTTGCTATGGCCGACCCCGACAACCCCGATCTGCTCTGGGTGAAGGGGGACGCCCTCTCTTCACTGGGCCGATATGAGGAGGCGGTCGCCTGCTACGACATCGTCCTCATGAAAGACCCCAAAAACCCAGAGATGCTGGTTGGGAAGGCTGACGCCCTCTCGATGGCCGGTGAACTTGATGAAGCCTTAGTAATCTGCGAGCAGGCCCTTGCCAGCGAACCAGAGACGATGGCCGCGCTGGACAAGGCCGGGTACCTCAACCTGCGCCTTGGCAGGTACCTCGAGGCCGCCGACTACTATGACACCATCACCGAGGCACGCCCAGGGGATGCCGCCGCCTGGATCCGGCGCGGGGACGCCTTCCTGTACATCTCCATCAAACAAGAAGAGCAACTCAAAGAGACCTACCGCTCCCTTGGCACCCCTGGTGCCGCGGCCCGGGCCTCTTTCCCCAACATCGACCCCTACATGGAGGCGATGGACTGCTATAACCAGGCCATCGCCCTTGACCCAAAGACCGCCCCCTTCCTTGCCGCAAGACTGGTGGCGCGCTCAGAGATCACGGTGAATACCTGCGAAGACATCCTGGAAAACCTCGGGAAATAG
- a CDS encoding fructose 1,6-bisphosphatase yields MNAVTVFTVDLGGYPAGMRAHPLVVERAAKAFRGEHGGVIADSFVTRAGGRTACVVTHQEGAEVAALCDDVLSACAETAKETGVFGEGEVQTVTLPLGEESAAEVLVFLTSGAEAGAWDQIFARLYADPFTSSGLVGDPLMRRGFEFVCDGGAVFCTPDETYALLAHLDAGGRVQEVRRRDGVLAAVAGQGADPALLLRVGSGLPDVVTALGVASASGLMPVSLCDMNPTCPKTACLGFSVRNQMLVGPADLYDDPAYERVRIHVRPTTGRRVA; encoded by the coding sequence ATGAATGCGGTCACGGTCTTCACCGTCGACCTCGGCGGCTACCCGGCCGGGATGCGGGCCCATCCGCTCGTCGTCGAGCGGGCGGCAAAGGCGTTCAGGGGCGAGCACGGCGGGGTGATCGCCGACTCGTTCGTGACGCGGGCCGGCGGGAGGACCGCCTGTGTGGTCACTCACCAGGAGGGTGCGGAGGTCGCCGCCCTCTGTGATGACGTCCTCTCTGCATGTGCAGAGACCGCAAAAGAGACCGGGGTTTTCGGGGAAGGGGAGGTGCAGACCGTCACCCTTCCCCTCGGCGAGGAGAGTGCGGCCGAGGTGCTCGTCTTCCTCACCAGCGGGGCGGAGGCCGGGGCATGGGACCAGATCTTTGCCAGGCTCTATGCCGACCCCTTCACCTCTTCGGGCCTGGTTGGCGACCCTCTGATGCGCCGGGGGTTCGAGTTCGTCTGCGACGGCGGTGCGGTCTTTTGCACCCCTGACGAGACCTACGCCCTCCTCGCCCATCTGGACGCAGGCGGGAGGGTACAGGAGGTCAGGCGAAGGGACGGGGTTCTGGCCGCCGTCGCAGGTCAGGGTGCCGACCCGGCCCTTCTCCTCAGGGTGGGTTCCGGCCTCCCGGACGTCGTGACCGCCCTTGGCGTCGCTTCGGCGTCAGGGCTCATGCCGGTCAGCCTCTGCGACATGAACCCGACCTGCCCGAAGACCGCCTGCCTCGGGTTCTCGGTCCGCAACCAGATGCTTGTCGGCCCTGCCGACCTCTACGACGATCCCGCCTATGAGCGGGTGCGGATACACGTCCGGCCGACGACCGGGCGGCGTGTCGCCTGA
- a CDS encoding class 1 fructose-bisphosphatase, with translation MTTLREYLESVDCEAGLQNLIILIAGQATPIREAFITHQAYVDTENVFGEQQAAMDTWADAWITRVLGESGLVRELASEEQEEVAVFPDSAHEYAVVMDPMDGSSLIQTNLSVGTIIGIFGGGSVMQKGRNLKAALYMLYGPMTTLTLSVGQGVQVFALDKDGEYRLLHQNMTIPEGKNYGTGGTRPTWVVPHRAFIEEIEADGAKIRYTGSFVADFHQILTYGGIYCYPALEEKPNGKLRLLYEAIPIGFIAEQAGGRTSDGRQSLLDILPEKPHQRTPIYVGSPGMIQKVEAAFEGTRR, from the coding sequence ATGACGACACTGCGCGAATATCTGGAGTCCGTAGACTGCGAGGCCGGACTGCAGAACCTTATCATACTCATCGCCGGACAGGCGACCCCGATCAGAGAGGCCTTCATCACCCATCAGGCCTATGTCGATACCGAGAACGTCTTCGGGGAGCAACAGGCCGCAATGGACACCTGGGCTGACGCCTGGATCACCCGCGTCCTCGGGGAGTCGGGGCTGGTCAGGGAACTCGCCTCTGAGGAGCAGGAGGAGGTGGCGGTCTTCCCTGACTCTGCCCATGAGTACGCCGTCGTGATGGACCCGATGGACGGGTCGTCCCTCATCCAGACCAATCTCTCAGTCGGGACGATCATCGGGATCTTTGGCGGGGGCAGCGTGATGCAGAAGGGAAGAAACCTGAAAGCCGCCCTCTATATGCTCTACGGCCCGATGACCACGCTCACCCTCTCGGTCGGGCAGGGGGTGCAGGTCTTTGCGCTGGACAAAGATGGGGAGTACCGTCTCCTCCACCAGAACATGACGATCCCGGAAGGAAAGAACTACGGCACCGGCGGGACGCGCCCGACCTGGGTCGTCCCTCACCGCGCCTTCATCGAAGAGATCGAGGCCGATGGGGCAAAGATCAGATACACCGGATCCTTCGTGGCCGACTTCCACCAGATCCTTACCTATGGCGGGATCTACTGTTACCCGGCCCTCGAAGAGAAACCGAACGGCAAACTCCGTCTCCTCTATGAGGCCATCCCCATTGGGTTCATCGCCGAGCAGGCGGGAGGGAGAACTTCGGACGGCCGCCAGAGTCTTCTCGACATCCTCCCTGAAAAACCGCACCAGCGCACGCCTATCTATGTCGGGAGCCCGGGGATGATCCAGAAAGTGGAAGCGGCCTTCGAAGGGACCAGGCGATGA